The Bacteroides acidifaciens genome includes a region encoding these proteins:
- the pyrH gene encoding UMP kinase, giving the protein MAKYKRILLKLSGESLMGEKQYGIDEKRLAEYAEQIKEIHRQGVQIGIVIGGGNIFRGLSGANKGFDRVKGDQMGMLATVINSLALSSALVAAGVKARVLTAVRMEPIGEFYSKWKAIECMENGEVVIMSAGTGNPFFTTDTGSSLRGIEIEADVMLKGTRVDGIYTADPEKDPTATKFDDITYDEVLKRGLKVMDLTATCMCKENNLPIVVFDMDTVGNLKKVIDGEEIGTVVHN; this is encoded by the coding sequence ATGGCTAAGTATAAAAGAATCTTGCTGAAACTAAGCGGAGAGAGCCTGATGGGCGAAAAGCAATACGGCATTGACGAAAAAAGGCTGGCAGAATATGCAGAGCAAATCAAAGAAATCCACAGACAAGGCGTGCAGATAGGCATCGTTATCGGTGGTGGAAATATCTTCCGTGGATTAAGTGGAGCCAATAAAGGTTTCGACCGTGTAAAAGGCGACCAGATGGGGATGTTGGCAACTGTTATCAATAGCCTGGCATTGAGTTCGGCACTGGTAGCTGCCGGAGTGAAAGCCCGTGTATTGACAGCAGTCCGCATGGAGCCTATCGGTGAATTCTATAGCAAGTGGAAAGCTATCGAATGTATGGAAAACGGTGAGGTTGTCATCATGTCCGCAGGAACGGGAAATCCTTTCTTTACTACTGACACAGGTTCTTCATTAAGAGGAATTGAAATCGAAGCAGATGTAATGCTGAAAGGTACTCGTGTAGATGGCATTTATACTGCCGACCCTGAAAAGGACCCTACGGCAACCAAGTTCGACGACATTACATACGATGAAGTACTGAAACGCGGATTGAAAGTAATGGACTTGACAGCGACTTGTATGTGCAAAGAAAACAACCTGCCTATCGTCGTATTTGACATGGATACGGTAGGTAACCTTAAAAAAGTAATCGACGGAGAAGAAATAGGTACAGTTGTACACAACTGA
- a CDS encoding MATE family efflux transporter, which yields MIDKKQTSENRRILQIAIPSIISNITVPLLGLIDVTIVGHLDSPAYIGAIAVGGMLFNIIYWIFGFLRMGTSGMTSQAYGQHDLNEITRLLLRSVGVGLFIAVCLLVLQYPILKLAFTFIQTTPEVEQLATTYFYICIWGAPAILGLYGFAGWFIGMQNSRFPMYIAITQNIVNIAASLCLVYLLDMKVAGVATGTLIAQYAGFIMAILLYIRYYGKLRKRIAWKDIWQKQAMYRFFQVNRDIFFRTLCLVMVTMFFTSAGAAQGEIVLAVNTLLMQLFTLFSYIMDGFAYAGEALAGRYIGAKNQTGLRSTVHHLFYWGFGLSLVFTILYSAGGKEFLGLLTNNDSVINASDSYFYWALAIPLAGFSAFLWDGVFIGATATRQMLYSMLIASASFFGIYYAFHSLLGNHALWLAFLVYLSLRGIVQTFQGRQIMKKVIVSQ from the coding sequence ATGATAGATAAAAAACAAACCTCTGAAAACAGACGAATATTACAGATTGCCATACCATCGATTATATCCAATATAACCGTTCCTCTACTGGGACTTATTGATGTCACCATAGTAGGTCATCTCGATTCTCCGGCGTATATCGGAGCCATTGCCGTAGGGGGAATGTTATTCAATATTATCTATTGGATTTTCGGATTCCTGCGCATGGGGACGAGTGGCATGACTTCACAAGCTTACGGGCAGCATGACCTTAATGAAATCACCCGGCTATTGCTTCGCTCGGTCGGCGTCGGCTTATTCATAGCAGTCTGCCTGTTGGTACTCCAGTATCCTATCTTGAAACTGGCATTCACTTTTATACAGACTACTCCGGAAGTTGAACAACTGGCAACCACCTATTTCTATATCTGTATTTGGGGAGCACCTGCCATATTGGGACTGTATGGATTCGCAGGCTGGTTTATCGGCATGCAGAACTCACGTTTCCCGATGTATATCGCCATCACCCAAAATATCGTCAATATCGCAGCCAGTCTATGTCTTGTCTATCTGCTGGACATGAAAGTGGCAGGAGTAGCCACAGGAACCCTTATCGCACAATATGCAGGTTTCATTATGGCAATACTGTTATACATACGTTATTACGGCAAGCTCCGTAAACGAATCGCATGGAAAGACATCTGGCAGAAACAAGCCATGTACCGCTTCTTCCAGGTCAACCGGGATATATTCTTCCGCACGCTTTGCCTTGTCATGGTCACCATGTTCTTTACTTCAGCCGGAGCCGCACAAGGAGAAATCGTATTGGCTGTGAACACATTGCTCATGCAATTATTTACGCTCTTTTCCTATATCATGGACGGCTTTGCCTATGCCGGTGAAGCATTGGCGGGACGTTATATCGGTGCCAAAAATCAAACAGGTCTGCGCAGTACGGTCCATCACCTTTTCTATTGGGGATTCGGGCTTTCACTGGTATTCACTATCCTATATTCTGCCGGTGGGAAGGAGTTTTTGGGATTACTGACTAATAATGATTCCGTAATCAATGCATCGGACTCCTATTTTTATTGGGCACTCGCCATTCCATTAGCAGGCTTCTCCGCCTTCCTGTGGGATGGAGTCTTTATTGGTGCTACTGCCACCCGCCAGATGCTTTACTCGATGTTAATCGCTTCTGCCAGCTTTTTCGGAATATATTACGCATTTCATTCTCTTTTGGGAAATCATGCTTTATGGCTGGCTTTTCTTGTTTATCTTTCATTGAGAGGAATTGTACAAACCTTCCAGGGAAGACAAATCATGAAAAAAGTAATCGTATCTCAATAA
- a CDS encoding tetratricopeptide repeat protein, with amino-acid sequence MRALTIFFLSLFSLPLMLNAQSVDEMLQKVSAAIEAGQHGQAVSYFRQTISLNIDRTEMYYWTSVDKNSEISVKLANELAIAYRKRRNYDKAYLFYKELLQKAPNNVDYLEPCAEMQVYRGQEKDALRLYENILQLDADNLAANIFLGNYYYLMAEREKKQLETDYKKISSPTKMQYARYRDGLSKVFATGYEKARSSLQKVVLRFPSTEAQKTLDKILRIEKELNR; translated from the coding sequence ATGAGAGCCTTAACTATCTTCTTTTTATCATTGTTTTCGTTGCCGCTGATGCTCAATGCGCAGTCGGTGGATGAGATGTTGCAGAAAGTGTCTGCCGCTATCGAAGCCGGGCAGCACGGACAGGCTGTGAGCTATTTCCGACAAACGATCAGTCTGAATATTGACCGCACGGAAATGTATTATTGGACGAGTGTGGATAAAAACAGTGAAATTAGCGTGAAGCTGGCAAATGAATTGGCGATTGCCTATAGAAAGAGGCGGAATTACGACAAGGCTTACCTGTTCTATAAAGAGTTACTTCAAAAGGCTCCCAATAATGTAGATTATCTTGAACCCTGTGCCGAAATGCAAGTTTATCGAGGACAAGAAAAGGATGCTCTGCGCCTGTATGAGAATATATTGCAATTGGACGCAGACAACTTGGCTGCCAATATCTTTTTAGGGAATTACTATTATTTGATGGCTGAGCGGGAAAAGAAGCAGTTGGAGACTGACTATAAGAAAATATCATCGCCAACGAAAATGCAATATGCCCGGTATCGGGATGGATTGTCAAAAGTCTTTGCTACGGGATACGAAAAGGCACGGAGCTCTTTGCAGAAGGTTGTTTTAAGGTTTCCGTCGACTGAGGCTCAAAAGACGTTGGATAAGATATTGAGAATAGAGAAAGAGTTGAATCGATAG
- a CDS encoding S41 family peptidase, with product MKKRLFIAPFNILIILLGIIASCSDDKDTILEGNGLKEKSWSTDKTYSISEGQTLKFTFNARSSWTANSNSTTFLTLSANSGNSGENTLEITANKSSQQQGTVTIKVNGYSVETYINLKLSSNTEHEDNEVNYAVDEYLKKMYLWNDDYKKLTPDFTLSYDKFLENTLMSMTTNTLDKKVYINNSGQSYYALFSFIQKLDPDLQPTRSSNTIEKKVLQYNFGFIDMLPVAYRGTSNSTYIFLAVQGVHPGSSAHQAGIKRGTKITQINGQRLTENNWFDYYYNLRIPTSSISLEVKDYEGKTYNINSGPIYPNPVILSQVKQIGLHKIGYLAYSAFEAGFDQELFDTFKNFHNQSITDLILDLRYNGGGHVISANLMASCIAGEACAGKTFASYRYNSSRMEVLGNQRPTEQFAYSKYANLNNTSLAAGALNLPTVYCLVSNNTASSSELVINSLKGIGIDVKLIGMTTHGKNVGMEGITINTAAAKYELYPITFQSYNAKGNGDYANGFQPEYIIDEDAPNGNNMFEGYGDFGTSEDPLYAIAESLITGTNLIKSTTRSINKVVGKPLKKPEVKHIGMIK from the coding sequence ATGAAAAAAAGACTTTTTATCGCGCCGTTTAATATATTAATTATCTTATTAGGCATTATTGCTTCTTGTAGTGATGACAAAGATACTATATTAGAGGGTAATGGGTTAAAGGAAAAAAGTTGGTCCACCGACAAGACTTATTCCATTTCTGAGGGACAGACACTAAAGTTTACTTTTAATGCACGTTCCAGTTGGACGGCAAATAGTAATTCTACAACATTTCTGACACTGAGTGCAAATTCCGGCAACTCAGGCGAAAACACATTGGAAATTACTGCGAACAAATCTTCTCAGCAGCAAGGTACTGTCACAATCAAGGTAAATGGCTATTCTGTCGAAACCTATATTAATTTAAAGTTAAGCAGCAACACTGAACACGAAGATAACGAAGTCAACTATGCAGTAGACGAATACTTGAAAAAGATGTATTTATGGAATGACGATTATAAGAAATTAACTCCGGACTTCACTCTATCCTATGATAAGTTCCTAGAAAATACCTTAATGAGTATGACTACTAATACTTTAGATAAAAAAGTATATATTAATAATTCCGGTCAATCATATTATGCCTTGTTCTCTTTCATCCAAAAATTAGACCCCGATTTACAGCCAACTCGCAGTAGCAACACTATAGAAAAGAAAGTCTTACAATACAATTTTGGTTTTATTGATATGCTACCTGTAGCGTATCGTGGCACTTCAAATTCAACATATATATTTCTTGCCGTTCAAGGTGTGCATCCCGGTTCTTCCGCCCATCAAGCAGGAATAAAACGTGGAACTAAGATTACCCAAATCAATGGTCAGAGATTGACAGAAAACAATTGGTTTGACTATTATTACAATTTACGTATTCCCACTTCGTCAATATCATTGGAAGTAAAAGACTACGAAGGAAAAACTTATAATATTAATTCCGGTCCGATTTATCCAAATCCGGTAATTCTCTCTCAAGTTAAACAGATAGGCTTACATAAAATCGGCTACTTAGCATATTCCGCTTTTGAAGCAGGATTTGACCAGGAACTTTTTGATACCTTTAAAAATTTCCATAATCAATCGATTACCGATTTAATTTTAGACCTCCGTTATAACGGAGGAGGACACGTTATATCCGCCAATTTAATGGCTAGTTGTATTGCAGGGGAAGCTTGCGCCGGAAAAACTTTCGCTTCTTATCGCTACAATAGCAGTCGCATGGAAGTACTTGGGAATCAACGCCCTACTGAACAATTCGCCTATAGCAAATATGCAAATCTAAACAATACATCGCTTGCTGCCGGTGCGTTGAATTTACCAACCGTTTACTGTCTCGTTAGCAATAATACAGCCTCATCTAGTGAATTAGTTATCAACTCATTAAAAGGGATTGGCATTGACGTTAAACTAATCGGAATGACCACACATGGTAAAAATGTTGGAATGGAAGGAATTACAATTAACACAGCGGCAGCTAAGTACGAGCTATACCCTATAACTTTCCAATCATATAATGCCAAAGGAAATGGTGACTATGCAAACGGATTCCAACCGGAATATATAATAGATGAGGATGCCCCGAACGGGAATAATATGTTTGAAGGTTATGGTGATTTCGGTACTAGCGAGGACCCACTATACGCTATAGCGGAAAGTCTTATCACAGGAACAAATCTTATTAAGTCTACCACACGTTCTATCAATAAGGTAGTCGGTAAACCACTGAAAAAACCGGAAGTTAAACATATAGGAATGATAAAATAA
- a CDS encoding biotin--[acetyl-CoA-carboxylase] ligase — protein MMLSPELFPVPLVHISETNSTNNYLQTLCAQEKIEEFTTVVADFQTSGRGQRGNSWESEPYKNLLFSFVLLPEFLEARRQFLISQIISLAIKEELDTYTNDVSIKWPNDIYWKEKKICGILIENDLMGRNISQSIAGIGININQEEFHSPAPNPVSLYQITGKQYDIFEVLKNIMLRIQSYYNQLKKNDTSSIVAHYEKSLFRKEGMHRYKDADGEFLARIVCVEPEGRLILEDESQTKRGYMFKEVEYLLK, from the coding sequence ATGATGCTCTCCCCTGAATTATTTCCGGTTCCATTGGTTCATATCAGCGAAACGAACTCTACCAACAACTATCTGCAAACTCTGTGTGCCCAAGAAAAGATAGAAGAGTTTACGACTGTAGTCGCCGACTTCCAAACTTCCGGACGGGGACAGCGTGGAAATTCGTGGGAATCGGAGCCGTACAAAAATCTCCTTTTCAGCTTTGTGCTTCTTCCCGAGTTTCTGGAAGCACGCCGCCAGTTTCTTATTTCTCAGATTATATCTTTAGCTATCAAAGAAGAACTGGATACTTATACTAATGATGTTTCTATCAAATGGCCGAACGATATTTACTGGAAAGAGAAGAAAATATGCGGCATATTGATAGAAAACGACTTGATGGGACGGAATATCAGCCAAAGTATTGCGGGAATCGGAATCAATATCAACCAGGAAGAGTTTCACAGCCCGGCTCCCAATCCTGTCTCATTGTACCAAATCACAGGAAAGCAATATGATATTTTTGAGGTATTGAAGAATATTATGCTGCGAATACAGTCTTATTATAATCAACTTAAAAAGAATGATACTTCATCAATTGTTGCCCACTATGAAAAATCGCTTTTCAGAAAGGAAGGGATGCATCGGTACAAAGATGCTGACGGAGAGTTCCTTGCACGGATTGTGTGTGTAGAACCCGAAGGAAGATTGATTTTGGAAGATGAGAGCCAGACAAAAAGAGGATATATGTTTAAGGAAGTGGAATATTTATTGAAATAA
- a CDS encoding MmcQ/YjbR family DNA-binding protein: protein MNVETVREYCLNKKGTTESFPFDEVSLVIKVMNKMFALIDLEGANHISLKCDPEKAIELREHYSGIEGAYHFNKKYWNSVRFDSDVDDKLMKELIDHSYDEVIKKFTKKLRAEYDALP, encoded by the coding sequence ATGAACGTAGAAACTGTCAGAGAATATTGCTTAAACAAGAAAGGAACTACCGAATCTTTTCCTTTTGATGAGGTATCACTTGTTATAAAAGTAATGAACAAGATGTTTGCCCTTATTGACCTGGAAGGAGCAAATCACATCTCATTAAAATGCGATCCGGAAAAGGCGATTGAACTGCGCGAACATTATTCCGGAATTGAAGGAGCTTACCATTTCAACAAGAAGTACTGGAATAGCGTCCGCTTTGACAGTGATGTAGATGACAAACTCATGAAAGAGCTGATAGACCACTCTTATGATGAAGTAATCAAGAAGTTTACAAAAAAGCTACGTGCAGAATATGATGCTCTCCCCTGA
- a CDS encoding YraN family protein, which produces MAKHNELGKAGENAAVAYLEQQGYIIRDRNWRKGRLELDIVAVKDLELIVAEVKTRSNTQFAEPEDAVDLPKIRRTVRAADTYMKLFQIDIPVRFDIITVVGNDGDFKIEHMKEAFYPPLF; this is translated from the coding sequence ATGGCGAAACATAATGAATTGGGTAAAGCCGGAGAAAATGCCGCAGTAGCCTATCTGGAACAGCAAGGCTATATCATCCGCGACCGAAATTGGAGAAAAGGCCGTTTGGAATTAGATATTGTGGCTGTAAAGGACCTTGAATTGATTGTAGCAGAAGTGAAAACACGCAGCAACACTCAGTTTGCAGAGCCGGAAGATGCCGTTGATTTACCCAAGATAAGACGTACTGTACGCGCTGCGGATACGTATATGAAACTATTTCAAATTGACATCCCTGTACGTTTCGATATTATTACCGTAGTGGGTAACGATGGAGATTTTAAGATTGAGCATATGAAAGAGGCATTTTATCCGCCTTTATTCTAA
- a CDS encoding nucleoside deaminase — translation MLDDTYFMKQALIEARKAAERGEVPVGAVVVCKERIIARAHNLTETLNDVTAHAEMQAITAAANVLGGKYLNECTLYVTVEPCVMCAGAIAWAQTGRLVFGAEDEKRGYQKYAGSALHPKTVVVKGLMADECAKLMKEFFAAKR, via the coding sequence GTGCTGGACGATACTTATTTCATGAAACAGGCTTTGATAGAGGCACGTAAAGCTGCCGAGCGGGGAGAAGTGCCCGTAGGGGCTGTTGTGGTTTGTAAAGAGCGGATTATTGCGCGTGCCCACAATCTCACGGAAACATTGAATGATGTGACAGCCCATGCCGAAATGCAGGCGATTACTGCTGCAGCCAATGTTCTTGGTGGTAAATATCTCAATGAATGTACCCTGTATGTCACAGTTGAACCCTGTGTGATGTGTGCCGGAGCTATCGCCTGGGCACAAACGGGCAGACTCGTGTTTGGCGCCGAAGATGAGAAACGTGGCTATCAGAAATATGCCGGTTCGGCTCTGCATCCTAAAACAGTCGTTGTTAAAGGCTTGATGGCTGATGAGTGTGCTAAGCTTATGAAAGAGTTTTTTGCTGCGAAACGTTGA
- a CDS encoding DUF4834 family protein, giving the protein MHILLFILIFIIAIVVFGLSIIGFLLRAIFGIGRRSSSSSRPKQAESGRTATGQQEYGQSPQNPTDNEEEIYSENVSGRRHKKIFTQDDGEYVDFEEIKE; this is encoded by the coding sequence ATGCATATACTTTTATTTATACTTATCTTTATTATTGCCATTGTCGTATTTGGTCTTTCGATTATCGGATTTTTGCTAAGAGCCATATTCGGGATCGGTCGCCGTTCGTCGTCATCATCTCGTCCGAAACAAGCCGAATCCGGACGTACTGCTACAGGACAACAGGAATACGGTCAGAGCCCCCAGAATCCAACAGATAATGAAGAAGAAATATATTCAGAGAATGTATCGGGAAGAAGACACAAGAAAATATTCACGCAGGATGATGGTGAGTATGTAGACTTTGAGGAAATTAAGGAATAA
- the pssA gene encoding CDP-diacylglycerol--serine O-phosphatidyltransferase, translating to MTNVIKNSIPNTVTCLNLFSGCIACVMAFEAKYELALLFIILSAIFDFFDGLLARTLNAHSIIGKDLDSLADDVSFGVAPSLIVFSLFKEMYYPASMEFIAPYLPYAAFLISVFSALRLAKFNNDTRQTSSFVGLPVPANALFWGSLVAGAHDLLVSENCHPVYLFILVCLFSWLLVSEIPMFSLKFKNLSWADNKVSFIFLIICIPFLVFLGISSFAAIIVWYILLSLFTRKSK from the coding sequence ATGACAAACGTTATTAAAAACAGTATTCCGAATACCGTAACCTGCCTGAACCTTTTCTCCGGTTGTATTGCTTGCGTCATGGCTTTTGAAGCAAAATACGAGCTGGCATTGCTTTTCATTATCTTAAGTGCCATTTTCGATTTCTTTGACGGACTGTTGGCCCGTACGCTCAATGCACATTCCATCATCGGAAAAGACTTGGATTCGTTGGCAGATGATGTCAGTTTCGGTGTGGCGCCTTCACTGATTGTATTCTCTTTGTTTAAAGAGATGTACTATCCCGCAAGTATGGAATTTATTGCTCCATATCTGCCTTATGCGGCATTTTTGATTTCCGTATTCTCCGCTTTGCGTTTGGCTAAGTTCAATAATGATACCCGGCAGACAAGCTCTTTTGTCGGTCTTCCTGTTCCCGCAAATGCTTTATTTTGGGGCTCTTTGGTAGCAGGGGCACATGACTTGCTGGTTTCCGAAAACTGCCATCCTGTCTATCTTTTTATACTTGTCTGTCTGTTTTCATGGTTGCTGGTATCAGAAATACCTATGTTTTCCCTGAAATTCAAAAATCTGTCATGGGCTGACAATAAAGTCAGTTTTATTTTCTTGATTATTTGTATTCCTTTCCTTGTTTTTCTGGGAATCAGTAGCTTTGCGGCCATTATTGTATGGTATATTTTACTTTCACTTTTTACAAGAAAAAGTAAATAA
- a CDS encoding phosphatidylserine decarboxylase family protein: MGRLKKLKKIRIHREGTHILWASFLLLLLMNAALYWGIDCKIPFYVVAVASIAIYLLMVNFFRCPIRLFGQDTEKIVVAPADGKIVVIEEVDENEYFHDRRLMISIFMSIVNVHANWYPVDGTVKKVAHHNGNFMKAWLPKASTENERSTVVIETPEGVEILTRQIAGAVARRIVTYAEVGEECYIDEHMGFIKFGSRVDVYLPIGTEVCVSMGQLTTGNQTVIAKLK, translated from the coding sequence ATGGGCCGACTAAAAAAATTGAAGAAAATACGTATTCACCGCGAAGGAACACATATATTATGGGCTAGCTTTTTGCTATTGCTACTGATGAATGCAGCTCTTTATTGGGGAATCGATTGCAAAATTCCATTTTATGTGGTAGCAGTAGCGAGTATCGCAATCTATCTGCTAATGGTGAACTTCTTCCGTTGTCCGATCCGTCTTTTCGGGCAGGACACCGAGAAAATAGTCGTGGCACCTGCCGATGGTAAAATCGTTGTTATCGAAGAAGTCGATGAGAACGAATATTTCCACGACCGCCGATTGATGATTTCTATCTTTATGAGCATTGTGAATGTTCACGCCAACTGGTATCCGGTGGACGGTACCGTCAAAAAGGTGGCTCACCACAATGGCAACTTTATGAAAGCCTGGCTTCCGAAAGCCAGCACAGAAAACGAACGTTCTACGGTAGTGATTGAAACTCCCGAAGGAGTGGAAATACTCACACGCCAAATTGCCGGTGCTGTAGCACGCCGTATCGTAACCTACGCGGAAGTAGGCGAAGAATGTTATATCGACGAACACATGGGATTCATCAAATTCGGCTCCCGCGTGGATGTATATTTGCCTATCGGCACAGAAGTATGTGTCAGCATGGGGCAATTAACAACCGGTAACCAAACGGTTATCGCAAAACTCAAATAA